Part of the uncultured Anaeromusa sp. genome is shown below.
CACGACGATTTATTTCTTTCATGGTTATACACCTCCAGTTATTAGTTTCATTGTATTCCCTAGAGTTAACTCCAGCGCAAGTTTTTTCTTTAATAAAGATGAATTTTATCGTAATACGAGTCGAATTATTAGTCGCGAATGAAATTAGTAAAAATGGGTTCTTCCAGCATCGGCAAAGAAACGCCCGCTTTCAAGCCAGCTTCCTTGCATTTTAAAAAGAACGCCATGTTTCGGGCTAGCGTCCGCATTGTCTGCAGTCCTTCCAAATCCTTTTTTACTTCTTCCGGCTTTGCTCCATGTACCATATTCCAGTATTGAGAAGATACAATTGGCATTTGCAATAAGCCAAAATACTTGTTTATTTGATCGTAAGTTGCTGTCGTTCCAGCCCGTCTTGCCGAGATAACCGCCGCAGCCGGTTTCAAATAAAAGGATTTTCTTCTTCCGCATAAATCAGCATAAAATGCACGATCCAAAAAGGACGTAATGGCGCCGCTGGCGGCGGCCCAGTGAACCGGCGTTCCAAAAATAAAACCATCATAGTCTGCTGCAATCGACAAAAATTCATTTACTTTGTCGTCAAATACACATTTTCTTTTCTCTGTGCAAGACTTACAGGCAATGCAGCCAGCTAGTGGTTTGTTGCCAATCCAAAAAGTTTCGGTGCTGATTTTTTCTGTCGCCAAGGTGGCGGCTACTTCCGACAACGCCGTATAAGTACATCCTCTTTCGTGGGGACTGCCATTAACCAATAATACTTGCATCGTATCGTGCCTCCTATTTTGTCCGGTTAGCTTCATTATGCAACTGGCGGACGGGTAGCAGATAGCCTATTCATCCCAAATACTTGCCTAATCCTCTCAAGATCCGTTGCAAGCCGATAAATACACATATTATAATAGACTTGTTCAAGAGTGAACGAAGGAGGATCCTATGTCGGAAGCAATCAATAAACAACAGGAGGAACTTGCCCGCTTCATTGAACGATATGCCAAGCAGGATGGCATCCATGCGACGGCGATTCCAGCTTTGTTTTTCAATCGCCAGGCTGTGATCGCCGGGCCTGTTTATGGAGTTTTCAAGCCGGCTTTATGCATTATTGTTCAAGGCGCAAAAGATGTATGGCTGGCTCAAAAACGCTTTCGCTACAGTCCTGCCGATTATCTTGTTGCTTCCATGAATGTGCCGGTTATTGCTCAAGTTGCGGAAGCCACGCCAGTATGCCCGTATCT
Proteins encoded:
- a CDS encoding flavodoxin family protein, with product MQVLLVNGSPHERGCTYTALSEVAATLATEKISTETFWIGNKPLAGCIACKSCTEKRKCVFDDKVNEFLSIAADYDGFIFGTPVHWAAASGAITSFLDRAFYADLCGRRKSFYLKPAAAVISARRAGTTATYDQINKYFGLLQMPIVSSQYWNMVHGAKPEEVKKDLEGLQTMRTLARNMAFFLKCKEAGLKAGVSLPMLEEPIFTNFIRD